A part of Vulpes lagopus strain Blue_001 chromosome 4, ASM1834538v1, whole genome shotgun sequence genomic DNA contains:
- the WDR93 gene encoding WD repeat-containing protein 93 isoform X3 produces MSIPRRSQVEKKRLSSFTRKGLLEVPSPTEKDWPKDDESDYVFKDSGQEMDSLPQPYRMINKMVNLVFDQSWKVIQERDALREAELSRIQPVTYPPHVENKLSKMPNCMAVSQDYVFIGGAKGFSIYNLYSAKQICIWEKLKVDVTSIWTTDLGNEILIAPVDEMGIARLFYFYKDSLFLIKAINEASSL; encoded by the exons ATGTCAATCCCCAGAAGAAGTCAAGTTGAGAAGAAGAGGCTCTCCAGTTTTACAAGAAAGGGGCTCCTGGAAGTGCCATCCCCAACAGAGAAGGACTGGCCAAAGGATGATGAAAGTGATTATGTCTTCAAAGATTCAGGTCAGGAGATGGATTCCCTGCCTCAGCCTTATCGAATGATCAACAAGATGGTTAACCTTGTATTTGACCAGTCTTGGAAAGTTATCCAGGAGAGGGATGCATTGAGGGAAGCTGAGCTCAGCCGGATCCAGCCTGTCACCTACCCTCCACATGTAGAAAACAAG ctCAGCAAGATGCCAAATTGTATGGCAGTTTCCCAAGACTATGTCTTCATTGGAGGAGCCAAAGGATTCTCCATCTATAATCTGTACAGTgctaaacaaatatgtatttgggAGAAACTTAAGGTCGATGTCACTTCCATCTGGACCACTGATTTAGGGAATGAAATACTTATTGCTCCTGTGGATGAAATGG GTATTGCTAGACTGTTTTACTTTTATAAGGATAGTCTTTTCCTAATCAAAGCCATCAATGAAGCG AGTTCACTCTAG